The genomic DNA CGGCCAGGTTCTTCTTCCCGTCCTTCATCAGCTTGTTGATGAAGGCGGTGACCACCACGTCCCCGTAGACCAGGTCGGGCTCGAGCTGCCGTACTTCTGCTCTCCTTCTGCGCGCCATACTTCACCTACTTCTTCTTGGCCGGGGCCGCGCCCTTGGTCGGCCGCTTGGTCCCGTACTTGGAGCGGCTCTTCTTGCGGTCCTTCACCCCCTGGGCGTCGTACACCCCCCGGACGATGTGGTACCGCACCCCCGGCAGGTCCTTCACACGGCCACCCCGGATGAGGACCACCGAGTGCTCCTGCAGGTTGTGCCCCTCGCCGGGGATGTAGGCCACCACCTCGTAGCCGGAGGTGAGGCGGACCTTGGCCACCTTCCGGAGGGCCGAGTTGGGCTTCTTGGGGGTGACGGTGCGGACCACCGTGCACACCCCCCGGCGGAAGGGGGAGCCCTTCAAGGCCGGAACCTTGCTTTTCTTTTGGACCTTCTCGCGGCCCTTTCGGATGAGCTGGTTGATCGTCGGCAGTGCCACCACTCCCTTCTTCTTGGACTTGCCCCCTCTTTCAAGAACCCCTCGGGCGGAATCTCCGCCCGAAACCAGGCCCGCAACAGGCCTTTCCCTCGGACCAGGGGCTGGCCCAGAGGGTCCTCAACTTGACTAGTTTACCCGCTCAGGCCAGCTTTTGCAAGGCCACCCCCAGGCAGGGGTGGGCCCCTTGGGGCTTAACCGAGGCCCCCCTCCCGGCTCGAGCCAGGGTGGGGTGGTCTTAGGGCTTCGGCCAAGAAGGCCCCCATCACCCCCAGCATCAGCCCCAGGGCCACCGCCAGGGCCAGGATCAGGCCCCGCTTGGGGGCCACCTTCTCGTAGATGGGGTAGGCGGGGGCGATGACCTGGGCCAGGCTGTTTTGGGAGCTCGCCAGCTCAATCTGGAGGTCGGTCTTCTTCTGGGTGAGGGCCAGGTAGGTGTTCTTGGCCAGCTCCAGGGCCTGGTTCACCCGGTCCTGCTCCACCTGGGCCTTGGCCACCCGCTCCCGGAGGAGGGCAATGCGGGACTCCACCTGGGCCAGGCGGGCCTCGAG from Thermus filiformis includes the following:
- the rpsL gene encoding 30S ribosomal protein S12; this encodes MVALPTINQLIRKGREKVQKKSKVPALKGSPFRRGVCTVVRTVTPKKPNSALRKVAKVRLTSGYEVVAYIPGEGHNLQEHSVVLIRGGRVKDLPGVRYHIVRGVYDAQGVKDRKKSRSKYGTKRPTKGAAPAKKK